Genomic segment of Pogoniulus pusillus isolate bPogPus1 chromosome 44, bPogPus1.pri, whole genome shotgun sequence:
TTGGCCTGGAAGTAACactcagctgcagagcccagtgGCCATTGCCCACGTCCATTTCTATTCTCATTCCTCAATCCCCATGGGGACTGAGCTCCACcttgtgcctgctctgcctttgctgctgccacaggaTGGCATGGGATGAACAGCTGTGAGCAGTGACAGAAAGAGACAAGTCTGGTGTCAATCCAAGAGCACCTCAGCTCAAGGAATGACCTTCACAAGCAGAATTGCTACCCTGTCAAGATGCTTTTTTGAAACAGTGTCTCTCCTATCTCCATTCCCAAAGGAACTTGACAACGAAGCATCAGTCTCACAGTCAAACCATTCCTGATCTTCACCCATATGAAACTCCAAGTTAATCTTTAACATTTAAGTTTCACTTTCAGGGTTTGAAGGTCTTGCTCTGAACTAAGCTTATTAGCGATTTATTGACTGGAGATGTGGAGTTTGTCCCTCCTGACAACTGGGAAATTCTCATTCCTTCTGAGATAAGATTCCCTTTTGGTGCTGAGCAGtgagcagtcagcagagatCTGACTGTCTAAAACTTTTCTGGACCATCAAATATTGGTGCCTGATCACTTCAAAGGCCAAAATATTTCCttctggaggaggaaagaggactTGAAGTTGGAGATAGAATTTGGGGGCAGAGAAAGACTGAATTTCAGCTCCTGTACCTGAATCTtctcattattttctttcatttctgggGGTGGAATTTCAGTTTCCAAGGACAGGAGGACAAAGATCTGTCCCATTTCATAGTCTCCATTGGGTGCTTCAGGCAGGTAAGTGTctcttttgttctttctctctGAACAAGGATCAAATGCCATGCTGCTGTTGGGTTGGAAAGAgcacttctctctttccttcctccgATCTATGCACACAGGAACCTGCAGGCCTATTTGTCCCCCAAGTCTACTCAACAAAGATCTAGGAACATCAGCAACAGGCATGTTCCCTGTAGAGCTCAGAGAGGAAAATAGAAGGGACAGGGAATGGTCATCTTTGGGAATAAGTTGAAGCATACCCTGGGCACCTGGAGCTGATTTTTGTTTCACCAaggttttgtttgctgcctttggTGTATAgattttgctgtgctttcccaggggaggctgctgaTCAGAAGACATGGGCTACATTCCgggtctggaagggactggTGGGAGTAGAAAGCCCTTGATGAATTGCCTTGTGGCAAACTAAGGCTGATGAAGTGCACCCTCTTAAAGCTGTCTGCTGTGGAAAGCTGAGAAAGTATAAAAAGACCCTGAGATTCTGGTGGCTCAGGAGGGCGATCACTACCCTGGCACAAGGAGGTTCATTGTGCTTGCTGAAGTGAGTTTGGAGTGCCCTGATTGGTACCTTGACTGGTTGGGGTTGTCAGCCTCTATGCAGCAAGCATCAGCTCATCATGACACCATCTTTGCTTACCTCTTTAATCATTCATTCCATAATCATGCAGAGTCAGAGTTACAGTGTGGTGggggttgaaagtgacctctggagatcatctaatccaaagCAAGCTCATCCACAACAGGTTGTCCTGGCGATCTCTCTGCATAAACCCTGTAGTATCCTGACTCTCTTGAGCTTGGGAGGCCAAGAGAGCCTCCctaaacctgctggccacaggcttcCTCATGCACCACAGGACACTGTGGGCAGAGGGCCAGTAAAGGGCAAGTTTTTCCATCTAATGCATCAGttagccctgctgcagctcctcaaagACATCAGACTTGGGTCAGAGCTGATGTGCTCTCACTTTGCAGTCTGATGATTCTCAGGCAGTGATACCTcaggggagcagagggcagtgtCTATGTCCCCTAAACCAAGACATGGCCGTGGGTACACAGAGCTTCTTCAAACTTTTGCCCTCAATTCAGAGCATGCAAGCCATTccagagctccaagctgctgcCACTGAAGGTGTCCCTCAACTGTTGCAGAAAGCAGTGGGCTCTAGCTTGAACCTTTCTCTCTTGCACATCCCCTCAAAACTTCCTGAGCACATTAGAGTGAGAGAAATTCCCAGGAGCTGCAAGGCTGATGGAGGTCTTCCTTGGGTTCACAGAGAACAAGAGAGGCTCTAACTTACAAGGTAGTTAAAGATAGCTCCACACAGGGTTGGGTAGCAATAGAGAATATTGTTGGAAGTCTAAATGGAAGTGTGTTCATAGACTCCATGCTACAGTGCAGAGCATGTAAAATAGAAAGAAATCCAAAGGCTACCATTCTGCAGAACCTCCTTAGGCAAAGCTTCCACAAACCTCCCTCCAAAGCCAGGTCTTATGGGATGAAATAACAAAAGACTACGTTTCCCAGTGTCTAACCCCCCGACCTGTTTAGCCCTTTTGGAGGACCTTAAGGAACCCTGTGGCTCTTAAACACATCCTGTTTCAAACCATGACAAGTTCTCTGGAAGGGCCCAAGCTTGCCTGAAGTCCAAAGTCAACTGCTGGAGAGCTTTGCAGCTTCAGAAAGTGCAGCTGAAACCAGATGCCACTGGAGAGAGATGGTCAGGGGTTAGGAGAGGATCTCCCTTCTTTGTGcccttcccttctctgtctcttgcagagcagctgaatgATCTTCCTACCTGTGCATCTGCAGGCATGGACCAGAGGAGATGGCTcttggtggctgtggcactgctgaCAGCCATTTCTCCCTCAGGTAATGCTTCCCTGTAATCTTCTGCACATTGTGGAGGGATCACAGTCTCCATACAATCAAAGGAGCTCAATCTGAGGGCAATGGTCTCATGAGAACACCTCAGTTTAATTGCAAAAAGatccagagcagccctgccaccACCATTCTGTTACTACCATTAGCCAATCTTTGCAGCTTTCAGCTGTTCCCTGTGCTCTCCTCCATGTCCTTCACAAAAGAACCTTTCCTGACTGGTTTCAGCCAGATGCTTACTCACCTTTGCTTTCCACAGAACATTTTGAGGTCATCTCTGCCCAGCACGTAGTGGGGTTTCTTGGCCAGGACACTCTCCTTCCTTGCCATCTCTCTTCCACAAAGCCACTGCAGATTATGGAAGTGCAATGGAAGAAAATCATGGATGGGTATTTAGAAGACATCCACATCTACAGGCAGTCTGGTGACCAAGCAGTGCAGAAAAACCTTGGGCGGACATGGCTGGAAACATCTGAGTTTGCCACTGGGAATGTGTCCCTAACATTGAGGAAGGTCCAGCCAGCAGATGAAGGAACTTACAGCTGCCTCGTCAAGTCCAGGGACTGGAGCTCTTCTGCCGCCACTATGCTCAGCATTGCAGGTTGGAGATTTCATGAGTGTGAAAGAGCTACAGAAGCAAAGGAGCAGTCCAAGGTTGCTCTGTCCCCTGGCTGATAGGTGGCTTAATTTGACCCAACAGGTCATGTGCCCTCTCATAGAGTCACTgagtagaaccacagaatggctttggcTGGAAAAATCCTTAAGATTACTGAGCCAAATAATTCCCTAACTCCATCTAGTCTGGTGCTAacccctgtccctcagcaccacacctctgaaacacctccagggctagAGAtgcaaccacctccttggggaaCCTGTCCAAGGGATTTTCAAAACCTTTTGGTTAAGAAATTAGTTtcaatgtccaacctaaaagTCCTCTGCTgcaactggaggccatttcACATCCCTTGTCACTAAGGAAaaggaccaacccccacctggctccaacctcctttcagggagtggtaaagagccagaaagtctctcctcagccttctcttctccagactaaacaaccccagttccatcagctgctcctcaccagacctgttctccagactttactccagcttcattgcccttctctggcctgctccagcccctcgatgttcttcttggagtgaggggctaAAGAAGAACTCACTGTGTCCTTACTCAGGCCAgtgtgtcctcaccagtgccacTACAGGGGGACAACCACTTCCTCATTTTCTACACTATTTGCACatcattgctgatccaggccggGATGTGGAGGCCTtctcagccccctgggctggctcagcaccaGCTGGCTGACAACCAGCATGCCTAAGCTTGTTTACaatgggcagtttccagccactttgtTCCAAGCCTGGAGAGGTCATGGAGTTGAGAAAGTGCTAGGAGATGGGGCAGAACTCTGGAGTAAGCAAAGTCCTGAGCCCAAGgtagagctgctctgctggaaacACTTCTGCCACTAACAAACTCTCTTGCCCCATAGGTACTGGTGAAGCATCCATTGAGATACTGGTCCCACAGGGGCAAGGCCTGGAGCTCATCTGCAGATCCCATGGATGGTTCCCCAAACCTACTGTCCAGTGGGTTGCTGAGAGtgggaagagcctgtccccagacaCTGCAATGCACCAGGACAGCAACCAACTCTTCAGTGTGCTGAGCCGAGTCACAGTCACGGGGGAAGAAGTGGGAGAAGTCACTTGTCAGATCCTCAACCCTCTGGTGCAGACTGAGGAGAAATCGACTGTGCTTCTCTCCAGTGAGTGACAGCAGCATGAGGAGGAGTCTTTGCTGCAGACTCACTGTCCTAGAGCTGAAGGTTTAGGAATCAGAGTTAAAAAATCCTCTAGGGACTAGAGGAGGGCATGGATGCAGGAAAGTGCAATATTGTTATGCAATCTCTTGATAAGGGGGCAGCAAGGTCagctcctccttttctctccctcctgcctgctgcctctgacAGGAGCTACTTACATAGGTAAACatcacagtattacagtatcagcaaagttggaagagacctcatagatcatcaagtccaaccctttaccacagagctcaaggccagaccatggcaccaagtgccacgtccagtcctgccttgaacagctccagggacggcgactccaccacctccccgggcagcccattccagtgtccaatgactctctcagggaagaactttctcctcacctccagcctaaatctcccctggcgcagcctgaggctgtgtcttcttgttctggtgctggccacctgagagaagaaagcaacatcctcctggccacaaccacccctcagtttgttgtagagagcaataaggtctcccctgagcctccttttctccaggctaaccaatcccagctccctcagtctctccttgtagggctgtgctcaaggcctctccccagcctccctacATGTCGGGAGTAGGCCTGTTTGTGACCTGCAGAGGCCTCTTTAGGCctatgggcagcagaggcactgggggGCAAGAAGGGGAGCATTGGGGAGTGCAGATTAGTCAGTTGGGGGAAGCTTTAAGGGGGTTGTTATgtgtcctgtgtgctctgtagCTGTTCTCTATCTTTCCTTTTGAAAACATAGTTCTGCATTTCCTTCCAATCCGTTGAGAGCCTCTGACTCTGCTCTGATGGGGGAGTAAAATTGTTCTGTCCACTCTTTAAACCCATGACACCTCGAAGCCCTGCGAGGCCCTTTGCAGTGACAGGGAGGTGGCAGCTCTCCAGTGCAGCTGGATGCATCCCAGAGCTTACCTTAAATGCTCTCCTCATCCCTagagcaggcaggctctgcaagCAGTGTAGGGCTCTGTTTCTCCCTTCATCTCTAGAAGAACTGTTGGGTGGATGCTCAAACTGAGGGAAGGACTGGATACTGCCAGGTGACACTGGGATATTTTCTTCTACAGGTGCTGTTTTTCCACGGACATCTCCATGGCTCACTGCTTTCTGGATATATTTCACCTTATCTCTTCTTgcattggctgctgctgctttcctgtcACGCAGAGGTAAGGGGACATCATTGTCTGCCTCACTGAGACCTGCCCCTGGAAGAGAAAGTCACTGAACAGGACAGAGGAGTTCAGACCTCCTTCCACACCATGCTGGGTGCCTGTAGGATTAGACACTCCTATGTAAGGTGGGGAGATAGGACACAAGAGCTGCAGGACATCTGCACTCAGATATTGATGTGGTCACTGTCCCACCACTGTGCCAAGTGACCTCTGCTTTGGCTACCCCATTCCAACCTCATCACCCTTGAGGAGTCAGACCAGTCAGGGTTCCAGGTGGGGAATGGAGATAATAATGGTGAGATCTAAAGAGTCTGTGTCCAATATTCCTTCCACCACCACCTGAGCTGCTGATCCAATGTGAAcaatgagagagagaaaacctaCCCAAAGCTTCTCTTGTTCGTCCAATACAGCATGGGTGCACTATAAACTCTCCTTGTCTTCTGCCTCACACCAGCTTGAGTTGCTCACACTTTTCCCCATGACCACCCAACTTTCTatgtcctgccccagctgaaTTCAGATTCTTTGTCCCATTCAGTCAACATACAGTATAAGTATCCCTGCTCCTAATGGGGTTTTGTGTTTCAGGACTCATTTCTTTTGCTTTATGACCATTACAGAAAAACAGAAGGCTCTTCAGAACAGATCCTGTGAAGAAGAGGCTTTAAAGGAGCAGGGTAAGGCAGATCTTGGTCTTGGAGCAGCCACTTTGATGCCCACACTTGAGCACCCTCCTCCAGCTGGAGAGAGCTTTGGTTGCATTCTCAGAACAAAGCTCAGGTACTCAACTTCTTAGCTCGGCTGAAAAGTTGATGAAGATGTCAAAAATGTCACCATCCTCAGAGCTCTCTCAGCtcactgccctccagcagaggaAGAGGCTAATTTCttctcctggagccttcctcaTGGAGTGGCTTCAAAAGTCCTCTGCTCTTATCCCATCATCtctcacaagcagcagcaggatgaccCCATGGAGAGCTCAGTGTCCTATTTCCAGGAACCCAACTGCTCAGTGATGGCCAAACCAATTCACCATGTCCAACATCGTGGTGGGAACCTGCCACCACCTCCTAGAAGTGCAGAACAAAAGAGGTAGGATGAGCATCAGGAAAGGACTTAGGGTCAATCCCATGACTTGTCCAAGAACAAAGGATTGAGAAACCTAAAGGCAGATCTGAGCTGGGGCCATCAGCAGCCATCTCCCACCAGCTGGGGTGTTCCCAAGGGCTCAGTGGGGTGTGCTGTGGGTGCCACCATGCCACCCACTGCCtgactcttctctttcttccttgttCTACAGGGCTTGAGAAAAAGACTCTGGGTTCAGGTACAGTAAAATTTCCCTTTCCACTCTGAGACAATCCCACTTGGGTTTTCCCAGCCCCCTGTAGCCATCCTCATGTAACCTTCctcccatccaggcttctccTCTTCATGGCTCTTGTCTCCTCCAAGGGACcctctcctttcacagcctctttTTTACTCACATAACCAGATCACTGGAGGGAAATGGGGAACAAGGTGTGTGCAgaccacaatccacccctggaGCTCTCACCAGCACTCACCTCACCACAGATGGAGAGGCCATGGGCTTAGTTGGCTCCCTTCAGGGCACCATCATCAGGAGGGCAACCACCCCACAGTGCCCTCAAGGCCTGCCACACTGCCATGCAGATCTGATGCAGGGACATTTGAATCTCCTTCTACAagtcctcagcaggcagagcaaaagTGATTTTCTCCTTGTTGTGTTGCAGGTTCTGAGGACCAGAAGAAAGTCTGCGGTAAGAGACTATTGCAGTGGGaaaaggaagctgggaaggTTGTTGCCATGGTGGGAACCagacagagctgcagtgctcttGGCAATGCTGGGGTGGAAGCTGGCTCCAGGAGAGAGTGAGAGATGCTGATGAGTTCTACTGCTCTGTGGCCATTCCTTTTCTCCATAGCTGCCTGTATCCAGCAGGGTTAGTGTCCTCTCACTGACCAAACTGCAGCCCATGAtactctctttctctttcagatGCGCTGATGAGAGAGCTAAGTAAGTCAagacttcttccttccttcctacctCTTTGTATCAAAGTCTGGATGTGGTTGGGAGCAGAATATTTCCTTGACCTCATGGTCCTCGCCAAACACACTCTGGACAAGATCTTTTACCCCATCTCCATGTGGGAACCTTGGTGagctcctgctagagcagagaTGAGAGGCTGCAGATGACTCAGTGCCTTCCATAGCAGAGTGGGCTCAGCAGGTCAGAGGCCTTATCTCTGAGCTTGGTCACTTCAGAGAAGCATAGAAATGTTTTTGGAAAAGCCCTGTAGGATCACTGATTCCAACTCTTgagctaacaccaccatggccactaaaccatctcACAGTGTGCCCTGTCCACtcgttcttgaacacctccagcgatggtgactccaccacctcctgggcagccactcttgcaggacagaattttttcctcatgtccaaagttaatctcccctggtgtaatttgcagccatttcttcttcttctgtagCTTGATAGTGAGTGCctgagaccaacctccacctggctctgACCTCTTTTCAGGACTTGCAGAAAACAATAAGGTCTCACCTCaacctccagactgaacaatgcAATGTTCCTCAgacactcctcacaagaccagttctccagacccttccccagctctgttacCCTTCTCTTAACCTGTTTCAGCCCCTCAATATCCTTCCTGGGGAGAGGGGGCTAGTTCTCAAggcatggcctgaccagtgcccagtactaggggacaatccctgcccaggtcctgctgaccacactattcctaACTCAGgccagggtgctggtggccgCCTTAACCACCAGAGCACACATTGACTcgtgctcagctgctcagctgctgtcaaccaaCATCCCCAGgtgcttttctgctgggcagtttccagtcactctgcaccaagcctggagcattcacagggttgttgtgacccaggtgcaacTGAGGACCTTTGGTGGTGTGCATCTGAGCTGATGGAGCACCAGATGTAGGTGGAAAGGTTGATCTCTCTCCTACAAGTTCCTCTTCTATCCCACGCCGTGGTCTCCCCCTGCACAGCAGGTCTCAGCCATGCCATGTGCACCCAGCAGGATAGTCCTCCAGACCCTGCTGATGCCAGAACATGAGACTTGTGAGATCCCACCCCTCAGGTTCAGGGGGAACACTGAGGCAGCCATGTGGAAGGAATATGGACCCATCAGGGGTGCTTTGACCACTGAGGCCACAAAactgcagaggggcctggagcatgtgtggggaagaaaggctgagagacctggggctatggaacctggagaagagcagcatgagAGGGGAATCCTCTCAGTGCTCAACAGGAGCAgagggtggaggtcatgagaATGAGGGTGAGttttttcagtggtggccaatgaaaggacaaggggcaatgggcacaagctggaacccaagaggttccatctgaacaggaggataAACTtgtttgatgtgagggtgctggagccctggaacaggctg
This window contains:
- the LOC135192822 gene encoding butyrophilin-like protein 9, whose amino-acid sequence is MDGYLEDIHIYRQSGDQAVQKNLGRTWLETSEFATGNVSLTLRKVQPADEGTYSCLVKSRDWSSSAATMLSIAGTGEASIEILVPQGQGLELICRSHGWFPKPTVQWVAESGKSLSPDTAMHQDSNQLFSVLSRVTVTGEEVGEVTCQILNPLVQTEEKSTVLLSSE